A stretch of Lathyrus oleraceus cultivar Zhongwan6 chromosome 6, CAAS_Psat_ZW6_1.0, whole genome shotgun sequence DNA encodes these proteins:
- the LOC127092160 gene encoding probable protein phosphatase 2C 12: MTTRSEHHQTVPLSVLLKRELMNEKIEKPEIVHGQAGQSKKGEDLTLLKSECQRMVSDGVYTYSVYGLFDGHNGSAAAVYSKENLLNNVLSAIPPDLNGDEWLAALPRALVAGFVKTDKDFAQNGQKSGTTVTFVIIEGWVVTVASVGDSRCILESSEGGVYYLSADHRLETNEEERVRITSSGGEVGRLNTGGGAEVGPLRCWPGGLCLSRSIGDMDIGEFVVPVPHVKQVKLSTAGGRLVICSDGVWDSLPAEVALDCCRGMSAEAAAPQIVKEALQAKGLRDDTTCIVVDILPPEKPPAPVPIQKKPVKGMLKAMFRKKSSESTSMDKEYMEPDVVVELYEEGSAMLSERLETKYPLCNMFKLFICAVCQVEIKPGEGISVHEGASNPQNSRPWDGPFLCFSCQEKKEAMEGKRSSDRLSSGSDE; this comes from the exons ATGACAACTAGGAGTGAACATCATCAAACGGTTCCTCTTTCGGTTCTTTTGAAACGTGAATTGATGAATGAGAAAATTGAGAAACCTGAGATTGTTCATGGTCAAGCTGGCCAAAGCAAGAAAGGAGAGGATTTAACATTGCTAAAGTCTGAGTGCCAGAGGATGGTTTCTGATGGGGTCTATACGTATTCTGTTTATGGG CTATTTGATGGACACAATGGATCTGCTGCTGCTGTTTATTCTAAGGAGAATCTTCTGAATAATGTTTTAAGTGCAATTCCTCCCGATCTTAATGGGGACGAGTGGTTAGCAGCATTACCTAGAGCTTTGGTGGCAGGCTTTGTAAAAACTGATAAAGACTTTGCACAGAATG GACAAAAATCAGGAACAACTGTCACCTTTGTGATTATAGAAGGATGGGTTGTAACGGTTGCATCAGTTGGTGATTCCCGTTGCATACTAGAATCTTCTGAAGGTGGGGTTTATTACTTGTCAGCAGATCATAGGCTAGAAACAAATGAAGAGGA GAGGGTTCGTATCACTTCTAGTGGGGGTGAGGTTGGCCGTTTAAATACAGGGGGAGGTGCAGAG GTCGGTCCTTTGAGATGTTGGCCCGGTGGCTTGTGCCTTTCACGATCTATCGGAGATATGGATATTGGTGAATTTGTTGTCCCTGTACCACATGTAAAACAAGTGAAG CTGTCCACTGCTGGAGGCCGGCTTGTTATCTGCAGTGACGGTGTTTGGGATTCCTTACCTGCAGAAGTGGCTCTTGATTGTTGTCGTGGCATGTCAGCAGAGGCTGCTGCACCACAGATTGTAAAA GAAGCTTTACAAGCAAAGGGACTTAGAGACGATACAACTTGCATCGTTGTTGATATATTACCTCCGGAGAAGCCACCTGCTCCTGTGCCAATACAAAAGAAGCCAGTAAAAGGAATGCTCAAGGCCATGTTTCGTAAAAAGTCTTCCGAATCAACTTCTATGGACAAAGAATACATGGAGCCAGATGTGGTAGTGGAGCTGTATGAGGAAGGCTCTGCTATGCTTTCAGAGAG ATTAGAGACAAAATATCCACTCTGCAATATGTTCAAGTTGTTCATATGTGCGGTATGTCAAGTAGAAATAAAACCAGGAGAGGGTATTTCAGTACACGAGGGTGCATCAAACCCTCAAAACTCGCGCCCATGGGACGGACCTTTCCTTTGCTTTAGTTGCCAGGAGAAGAAAGAAGCCATGGAAGGAAAAAGATCATCAG ATAGACTTAGCAGCGGAAGTGACGAATGA